One genomic segment of Ictalurus punctatus breed USDA103 chromosome 12, Coco_2.0, whole genome shotgun sequence includes these proteins:
- the LOC108272501 gene encoding GTPase IMAP family member 9: MASKNTSPLSYNVILFGKAGAGKSASGNTILGRNCFISKRSFKCVTQEVLMGSVNFEGVTLNVYDTPGLFNPERSNEITTSKWPSLLQLDESARTVILLVIKAARFTPEEKEAVALIEDFIPKQLLQNTWILFTGGDELEADHLTIEKFIEDTLGMKKVVQRFQNKYHVFNNMSQDPTQVTILINKIKQPNNSPEMGFHQTTPDSVYRRIVLLGKSCVGKSTTGNTILGEKKFKSDINRKSVPQSEACQGLIGDKKVSVIDTPGLYNTSAEPGEVASELGKSIYLCSPGPHAFLIVLQLDMFSIEEKQIIEQIEKIFGEEVKKYAMVLFTHGDQLKGKRIEELIKENKDLSKLVQQCGGGYHVFNNKDLGNRDQVTELLQKIDRMVEKNGGNCYTDAIFKRVARLEQGAKEKFRKELESKLKKEMEGHLQKGQAQNSACLMM, translated from the exons ATGGCATCAAAGAACACCTCTCCTCTGAGTTATAATGTTATTCTGTTTGGAAAAGCAGGAGCTGGGAAAAGTGCTTCAGGAAACACCATACTAGGaagaaattgttttatttccaAGAGGAGCTTTAAATGTGTAACTCAGGAGGTTCTTATGGGGAGTGTGAATTTTGAGGGCGTGACTCTTAATGTCTACGACACACCAGGACTCTTTAACCCAGAAAGAAGCAATGAGATTACAACAAGTAAATGGCCATCTCTCCTTCAGTTAGACGAGTCAGCTCGCACTGTGATTCTGTTGGTGATTAAAGCAGCTCGATTCACTCCTGAAGAAAAAGAAGCTGTTGCTCTCATTGAGGATTTCATACCTAAACAGCTCCTCCAGAACACGTGGATCCTCTTCACCGGAGGAGACGAGCTGGAGGCAGACCATCTCACTATAGAAAAGTTTATAGAAGATACACTTGGAATGAAGAAAGTCGTGCAGAGATTTCAGAACAAATATCACGTCTTCAACAACATGTCCCAAGATCCAACACAAGTcacaatattaattaataaaatcaaACAACCAAATAATT CTCCAGAAATGGGATTTCATCAGACAACACCAGATTCTGTTTACAGGAGGATTGTGCTGCTGGGGAAGAGCTGTGTTGGGAAGAGCACTACAGGAAACACCATCCTGGGAGAGAAGAAATTTAAATCTGACATAAACAGGAAATCTGTCCCCCAGAGTGAAGCTTGTCAGGGCCTTATTGGAGACAAGAAGGTGTCAGTGATTGATACACCAGGTCTCTATAACACATCTGCTGAACCTGGTGAAGTAGCCTCAGAGCTAGGAAAGAGTATCTATTTGTGCAGTCCTGGACCTCACGCTTTCCTCATTGTTCTGCAATTGGACATGTTTTCAATTGAGGAAAAGCAAATTATTGAGCAAATTGAAAAGATATTTGGAGAGGAAGTGAAGAAATATGCAATGGTTCTCTTCACCCATGGAGACCAGTTAAAAGGAAAACGTATAGAGGAACTCATTAAAGAGAACAAGGATTTAAGTAAACTTGTTCAGCAGTGTGGAGGTGGATATCATGTCTTTAATAATAAAGACCTGGGAAATAGGGATCAGGTCACTGAGCTACTGCAGAAGATAGACAGGATGGTGGAGAAGAACGGAGGAAACTGTTATACCGATGCGATTTTTAAGCGTGTAGCAAGACTCGAACAGGGGGCAAAGGAGAAATTTAGGAAAGAGCTGGAAAGCAAGTTGAAGAAGGAAATGGAGGGACATTTGCAAAAAGGACAAGCGCAAAATTCCGCTTGTCTTatgatgtga